AACAAGATTTAAAGTTAGCTCTCGCGcgcactctctctctttttttttcttttgaggcggagtttcactcttatgcccaggctggaatgcagtggcaggatctcagctcactgcaacctccgcctcccgagttcaagcgatttgcctgtctcagcctcccgactagctgggttATTGACGCacgccaccatgccggctaatttttgtatttttagtagagttggggttccatcatattggtcaggctggtctgaaactcctgacctcaggtgatccacccacctaggcctcctaaagagctggaattacaggcgtgagccgctgcgtcTGGCCAGTTAGCTCTCTTTTAAGTGCCTTGcatttaacaattttttcttttctggtagaTTGAAAAAACTTTTTTACAGTTGGattaaaaagaaactacagaGTAATCTGTTGTTTTGACATTGGTGTTTGCCGTATATTTGAGGAAGACTGTTGTTTATGTACCCTGTCAGTCCTCCAGGGAGCATCACATGAGGAGATAACATAAACTAGTTGTCACCCTATTCCTAAGATTGACCACTGAATCTGACTGGCCTGATCTTTCTCTGTTGGTTTTTGTCTTCGGGTTTTTTTGCTACTAGACAGTGATCTATGTGTTCATTTTGGTACAGTACAATTGCCCTTTCTCTGTCAGCTATTAACTTAATGGTTTTAACACCAATGCTTGTGTGAATCAATAATTTCATTAGGAGCAACAGAATGATTTTCTTAAGCTCTACTTCtacatttgttgttttgttttgttttgttttgtttttttgagacggagtctctctctgtcacccaggctggaatgcagtggcgaggtctcagctcactgcaacctctacttcctgagttcaagcgattctcctgcctcagcctcccaagtagctgggattacagacatgcaccactacacctgactaacttttgtatttttagtagaaacagggtttcaccatattggccaggctggtctggagctgctgacctcaggtgatccacccgcctcccaaagtgctgagattgcaggtgtaagccaacGCACCCATTCTACTTCTACTTTTATTATCTAGGATTCAGTTCCTGCCAATTTTGTCCTTTCAACCTTGATCAAACAGTTTTCCATTGGTCATCAAAAACAAACTtgtgactgggcacagtggctcgtgcctgtaatcccagcactttgggagaccaaggtaggcggcttgtctgaggtcaggggtttgagaccagcctgaccaacatggtgaaacatcatctctactaaaactacaaaaattagctgggtgtggtggcgagcacctgtaatcccagctactagggaggcagaggcaggagaatcacttgaatccaggaggtggaggttgctatgagtgcagagattgcacctctgcactctaacctgggcgacagagcaagactgcatctcaaagaaaaaacccaaacaaacgaGAAAAACAAACTCGTGATTTGTTTATCTCCCGTAGTAGTATTCCTGCCTTCCTTTTACCCTTGTTGCTTTCTGCTAACTTCTTTGCTCTTATTTGCTTACATTTCGCAGCACACCTCTTTAATTAGTTAAACTTAAAACTGTGTCAGGATGTGGcaaagtggctgggcacagtggttcatgcggGTCAtccaaccactttgggaggctgaggtgggtgggtagcttgagcccaggagttccagtgtggacaatatggcaaaactccgtctccgcaacagatataaaaattagctgagtgtggtgccacacacctgtagtcccagctacttaggaagctgacataggaggatctcttgagtccaggaggttgaggccgcagtgagcagtgatcacaccacatactccaccctgagcaacagatggagactgtcccaaaaaaatgtgtaaagtgatcccagcactgtgacttacttgtataatcccagcactcagaggCCAAGttaggaggattatttgagcccaggagatggagtcttgcagtgAACTGTGTGTGTTCCATAGCATACCAcgctggacaacagagccagaccctgtcttaagaaaacaaaaaagcctgtTCTATAATGTTTGGGATACACACAGGCATGCAGTTAATGGGAGATATAATTGTCCCGCCCCTCCTAACCTGAGATACATAATTCTTatcctcttcattttttcctttatttcttgatattttctcAGCTTTATCTTTTAACTCTTATtgctaaatttttcatttctgccaCTAAGATTTTAATTTCCAGCAGTTCTTTTTATATTAGAAGtgttggctaggcatggtggctcacacctgtactcccagcactttgggagtccggggagggggggtggatcacctgaggtcaggagttcgagactagcctggccagcatggtgaaatcccatctctactaaaaatacaaaaattagccaggcatggtggcagcacctgtcatctcagctatttgggaggctgaggcaggagaatcacttgaacccaggaggcagaggttgtagtgagccgagatcacaccactgtactccaatctgggtgacagagcgagacaccatctataattctttttttttttttttgagacagaatcttaccctgtcacccaggctggaatgcagtggtgtgatctaggctcactgcaacctctgtctcctgggttcaagcgattctcatgcctcagcctcctgatagctgggactgcaggtgtgtgccaacacgctcagctaatctttgtatttttggtagagataggatttgaccatgttggccaggctggtcttgaactcctgacctaagtgatcCACCCTAGAGATaggatttgaccatgttggccaggctggtcttgaactcctgacctaagtgatccacccgccccagcctcccaaagtactgggattatagatgcaaggtgggtggatagcttgattcctttggaaaaaaaaaaggttttatttaaaattttttatgggTATATAGTAGTTGTTATATCTGTTACATAATTATTGCCTGATTTATTCGTGATTAAGAATTGagaactggctgggcacggtggctcatgcctgtaatcccgacactttagaaggccaaggctggtgaatcacctgaggtcgggagttagagaccagcctgaccaccatggagaaatcctgtctctgctaaaaatacaaaacattagccaggcatggcggtgcatgcctgtaattccagctacttgggtggctgaggtaagagaatcacttgagccgagatcacgccattgctctccaccctgggcaacaagagcgaaactccatctcaaaaaaaaaaaagaattgggaacTAAGAAGCAAATTGGAAGAGTCAGAGTGGGGCTTTCAACTTGAAGCTTAATAATAGGATGATCTTTTGGTCAATTGATGGGGAACCCCATGGGTTAATATTTTTaggactttcctttttttctgtttcttagttacGCAGGGAAGAGTCTTGCTGAGAAAACTTCCAGAGAAGTTTGTTGCCTGGAATATACAGGTCTGGATGCCAGCTCTCTGGGAATCAAGTAGGAAGGGGGACATTTCATGGTGTTGAAACATTCCCCAGTGCTTGGTGAACCCAAGACTTAGATCTTTATGTTCTATCTTgtcaaagaaaaaatgcttagaaTCTATGCTAGGATTGGGAAAGGCCTGCCACCATCAGCATGATGGGAGGGAAGAAATCTGTCAACCTCCTTTTTTAGCATCTGCCCATCCTGTTCCAGGGGTATCTGGTGCTATATATTCCTGAGCCTACAGcataaattagaaatttttttggcttttcttcaCTGTTGTAGACTCTGGCTATCTCAGGTTGGTAGTTAGTTAAccattcatccatctcttcttcAGCTTATAAAATCatgttgcttttgtttcttctcttgttCTTCCTTTCCTTGTGGTAGTACTGTTAGGGGAGTTTGGAAGGGAATGAAGTTAGTTGTATGTGATCaatcggccttttttttttttttttttttttttttgagataacgTCTCtttactctgtcacttaggctggagggcagtggctcattttggctcactgcaacctctgtctcctaggctcaaacaatcagcctgcttcagtttcccaagtagctgggactacaatcatgtgccactatgtctggctaattttgtatattttttgtagagataaggttttgccatgttgcccaggctgctctctaactcctggTCTCTAACACAtaggcctccaaaagtactgggattacagacataagctactgcgcctggcccagtttGCTATCTTAATCCCTGCTAGGCTACTGATTTCTAagtagagttttgttttgttttgttttgttttgttttcagagatagggtctcacccttTGCCCAGACTTTAGTGCTgtgatgcagtcatagctcactgcagccttgaactcctgaactcaagtgattctcctgcctcagcctcccaagtagctggggactacatgtgtgcaccaccattttgagctaatttattttattttattctatttattttttattaatttttgagacagggtgttgctctgttgtccaggctggagtacagtggtatggtcatggctcactgcagctttgacctcctgggttcaagccatccttccacctcagcctcccaagtagcaggaactgcaggcatgtgccaccatgctcggctaatttttaaattttttgtggagaaggGTCTCTctactttgcccaggctgttcttgaattcctgggctgaagccatcctctcacctcacctcacttcccaaaatgctgagattacaggcatgagccaccgtacctggcctttggtttttttgtagagatgagttctcactgtgttgcccaagttggtcttgaattcctggactcaagtgatcctcctgccttggcctcccaaaatgttaggattataggtgtgagccaccatgcccaatttaGATAGTAATTTTGTACCTAGTTCCTGCAACAATTCTCTTGCTACTTGAGGTGGTAGTTCAGTTAACACTTCTTTTTCTGATCTCATTACTTTAGTTAGTACATTCAGAATCATGGTACACCTTTATATCTAACTTTAAATAGGAGTGCTTGTATACTCAACTATGAAGTGTCTCTGAAAGTGGTCTACAAGAAGAGAGCTAAATATAATAGGTCAAAGTACATTTATTCATGTCTTTGTTTTAGTGTTAACTCTTTATCTTTACCCCTAATTAAATATCCTGTTAAATTTACAATGTCATTACTCATCCTCTAGAGATAGTTTGCATTTAAGCATTTTGCTTGTGTTATAATTTGTGTGTGAATAAGATACCACAAGAAtactagataaatatttaaaattaggcAGTTGCTAAAATCCTAGGATGTAGTGATATAGCACAGTATTTGCCTAAATACCTTTTATTGgaaaggattttttgtttttgagacagtctcattgtatcacttaggttggagtgcagtggcatgatcttggctcactgcaactttcacctcctgggttcaagcaattctcttggcatcagcctcctgagtggctgggactccaggcacatgccaccacgccttccctacaaaaatacaaatatgggctgggcccagtggctcacgcctgtaatcccagcactttgggaggccgaggcgggtgggtcacgaggtcaagagatcgagaccatcctggtcaacatggtggaaccccgtctctcctaaaaatacaaaaaattagctgggtatggtggcgcatgcctgtaatcccagctactcaggaggctgaggcaggagaattgcctgaacccaggaggtggaggttgcggtgaaccgagatcggccattgcactccagcctgggtaacaagagcgaaactccgtctcaaaaaaaaaaatacaaatgttagggttttgccatgttggccaggctggtctcaaactcctggcctcaagtaatatACCTGCCTCAGCGttctacagtgctgggattataggcatgagccactggacctggccataatttgatattttttacACTCTCTGATATGGACGAGTCAGTATGCCAGGAATTTGCATGTCTACTCATCTCATTAAAAACCTTAAAGCTGTATGTTATCCCCGTTCATAgttcagaaaactaaaactcagTGAGGTGACGTAATTTGCCAGCTGCCACATAGCGAATTGAAAGCTAAGGGcaagggatcacttgagcctgagaggtggaggttgcagtgagctgaaatggtgccactgtacctggttgacagagtaagacccgaacacaaaaaaaaaaaaagaaaaaaaattgaagccaGGACTGtcatggctcattcctgtaatcacggcactttgaaaggctgaggtggaggatcacttgaactcaggggttcaagaccaccctgggcaacacagtgagacctcactCACctccactaaaagaaaaaaaaaattgaaacttgaGAACAGTATGTATAATCCCATgtattatttctgtatatttacgTACATTCCAATTATACTTAATTTGCCTTCTTGCAGTTGAGATAGAAGTGATTCTTACACATGATCAATTTCATTACCACCTCTGTACATGTCCTTATCTCTCATCTGCTTAAGATTGTCCGTGTTCCATCAGTTACTCTCTTCCAGATTTTTCAACTATTGTTTCTCTGctagattctttccttcattgtaGTTTAATGCATAGTAAGTATACAAAATGTTGAGTATTAACAAGTTAAGAATTTGGGGCTAGGCCAGGTACCATGCATGGCtcgggcctataatcccagtactttgggaagcaggaggattgcttgaggccaggagtttgagaccagcctgagcaatgtagtaAGACCCCTGCTccaaaaaaattatgaaacattagCTGGGTTATGAAGGCAAGAGCCtgctgttgtcctagctacttgggaggattgcttgaacccaggaggttaaggctgcagtgagtcaggatcgcacaactatactccagcctgagcaacagagtgagaccctgtctcaaaaaaaaaaagtatctggggCCTAGTGTTAGAGCCCTGAGTTTAAGTCTTACCCCAAGGCTTATCTGGAACAATTTAGTTAGCTTCTCTAGGTCTCAATTTCTTGAACTATAGAAGAGTAAATTATACCTGCTATTATGGGGTTTTGAGAATTTTACTTTCTGTAAAAAGCCCATAGCATAGTATCTGGCATAAATGGACTTACTGCTTTCTGTACAAGGATaaaaaaagatgcagaaagaTAATCACATAGTTATTTTGGAAGaagagattttgaaaaaaaaaaaagccttggtaAATAGGGCCATATCATAAACACTGTAGTAAATAAACGCATATGGAATATAAGTGATTATATTGGGACCCTAAGTTATTGgtattgaataaaattattttgttactattttctaattcaaaggaagacattttttcACTATAAAGAGTGACTAAAGTGAGTCCCATAAattgattacatttttttaaagaattatcaaGATCGTATAATTAATTTCCATTAAACTCTGAAGTAAACATTAGTTAACAgtagaggaaaaagagaatggaTGTCaggtatcaaataaataaaacaattacttgTCCTATTTTGTTGTAGCAAAATGCAAAAACCGTAACATactaggatttttctttcttttctgtctcttcacaGGTTCGTTGGCGTGGATAAAGGTTCAGTGGGAGGATTAGAATTGACTGAACAGACTCCTGCTTTATTAGGAGATATGACCATGGCAACTACTCTCATGGACATAGGAGATTCATTTGGTCATCCAGCTCATCCTTCAGTCAGTAGATCTAGAAACTCACCAGTGGaagatgatgacgatgatgatgatgatgttgtaTTTATTGAATCTAGACAGCCTTCTTCAGTTTCTGCTCCAGCAATAGCTGATCAAAGAAACTTTAGATTTATgtcatcaaaaaatgaaaagccacaaggaaattattctgtaatttctctttcttcaagaGATTTGGCATCTCAGAAAGGAAATAGAAGTGAGACAGTTGTTATTGATGATGAAGAGGCCATAGAAACACATGGAGGAGTGGAGAaaacttcttcctgttttattgAATGGGGACTTCCtggaactaaaaacaaaaccaaagacttGGATCTCTCCACTTCCAGTCTTTCAAGAAATAAGGTAAATGCAGAAATGGGTAATAGTGGTATCACTACAGAATTGACTCTGAAATACCTTATTACTAATGTTACAACCTTAGAAACAGGTATAATCTCTGTGAATGCTGGGCAAGATATGAACATGATGATTACATATAAAACATCACTATAGAATACCAACTTGGGAGATGTCGCTAAAGGACCTCAGTCAAGTACATTTGGTGTTAATATACAAACATACACCCCATCTTTAACTCCACAGACCAAGACTGGAGTAGGACCTTTTAACCCTGGTAGAATGAATGTGGCAGGAGACATGTTTCAGAATGAAGAATTTGCAACTCATCATAGTCCTGGTAAGCAGTAAgtggtattattttctttctacctcAGGTAAATAAACCTTTGGGTGTTCTTTTTAGTGCTCATATCTATTTTATTCACAtcctatgtataaaatatttctcttcactttcttttttttttttgagaccaagtttcactcttgttgcccaggctggagtgcaatggtgtgatctctgctcactgcaacctccacctcctgggttctagtgattttcctacctgagcctcctgagtagctgggattataggcgcctaccaccacgcacagctaatttttgtatttttagtagagacaggattttaccatgttggccaggctagtctcaaagtcctgacgtcaggtgatccacctgccttggcctcctaaagtgctggaattacaggcgtgagccaccacgcccagcctttgaCAAGTGCATGCCATATtaacctgctaattttttttctttggtagaaATGGGACTCTGTTTGGTACAGTCTAGTCTATTAGTTTAAAATCTATtgattttaaatggaatttttttttttttcgagacaaaatctcactctgttgcccaggctagggtacaatggcccaatcttggctcactgcaacctccacctcccaggttcaagcgattctcttgtctcagcctcccaagtagctgggactacaagcgtatgccaccacgcccagctaatttttatatttttagtagagatggggttttggccaggctggtgttgaactcctagccttgtgatccacccacctcggcctcccaaagtgttgggatttcaggcgtgagccaccgcacccggccttgaatGGATTTTTAACCTTTGTATTATTACTTAATAGCATTGTACCTTggttatttggaaaatattggtttACTGGATTATTCAGATCCTCCTAAATGTTGACACTTTAtacaaagttttcaaaaattctcttttttttttccttccaccaGTGACATccctcaggaggtcctggaaGTATGTGCATCAAGTTTTCAAAAATTCTGATTTTCACTTGAAAGCTCAAATTTTCTCATCAGCAACAAATACTCTGTTTTCTTTAAGTGATAGactcttttgatttatttttaagaaaacatctcCTAATAGTCACAGTTTgtcattctttcaagtaaaaatgataTTCCGTGAAAAATGGCTAGTTCAGCTTATAGTCCAGCAACTGTGCAAGCACTTTTCTGCTTTTCAGTAAGATAACCTTTGTACTTTGGTGTGAAACAGAAATGCTTTAGGCATACTACCCAGTTTGTCATACAGAAAATTAAGATTTCAAAGGCTAAAATTTCGtgaaattattaataatgttttctgTTTGACCAAAGACATCTGTAGTAAAGATGATTTTTGTCCCTGGTTCCTGGAAGAGAGACTCTTAACTCCTTGAAATTTCCAAGTGTCTTTGCTATATTCATAAACCCGTTGGATCATACCTGAATTTATACTAAGAGATGAGATGACTCACAGTGGGGTTTAGACACCAAAAAGACCAACTATGGGATTAGAAACTTGGGTCTTTGAGCCAGCCCAAAGTCTGGGAGGGGTGGGGATCTGGAGCTGAGTTCAGTCATATGGCATGAGTCATGCCTACGTAATGAAACCCAAGTAAAACCACTCTAGACTTTGAAGCTCAGTGCACCCCCTTGGTGAACACATCAGTATGCCAGGATGGTGATGCTACTGCATCCACTGAAAGCTGGCCCAGAACTTCTGCATTTGGGACCCTCCCAGACCTTGCCTTATGAGCCTGTTCATTTGGCTGTTCCTGATTTGtatcctttgtttaaaaaaacaaacaaacataaaactgtAAATGTAAGTATAGAgcttttcctgagttctgtgagtcataACAAATTATCCAACCTTGGGAACCCTCCCAGATTTATGGCCAGTTGATTAGAAGTGCAGGTGGTATCTGAAGTGACGGCAGTCTTGTTGAGAACCATGCCTTTACACCTGTGGAGTCTGATGCTAAATCTGAGTACGTTAGCAGCAGAATTGTATTTCATATATACCAGTTGGTGTTGGAATAACATCCataagtgaatttatttttacaaatgcatGCTACTGAAAACTGCTAGTACAGTTTAGTTCATTGCGAGTGACTTTGCATTTCCATCATTAGTGCAAATGCCACATAGTGCAAAAAGCAATAAATCTTGGTATTGCTATGGAAATAGTTTGACTTCACACActcccttttgtttctttttcttatacaaTGCTGAATACAAGTAATAGACTATAAAACTTTTTCTTGACCTTGGGGGAAGCATTAATATATCATTATATTATTAgatcatattaaatataattatctgttttgttttttgttgtgttttgttttgcttttttttgagacatactcttgctctgtcaccaggctggagtacagtggctccatctcagcttactgcaatctctgcctcctgggttcaagcaattcccctgcctcaacctccacagttacaggcacacaccaatgtgcctggctaattttttgtatttagtagagagcCCAGCCATAGTATAACTATCTCTGTTAATGTTGATGTGTCATTTAAAAGTAGGCTGgggtggtggcttacgcctgtaattccagcactttgggaggccaaggcaggcagatcacctgaggttgagagttcaagaccaacctgaccaaccctaccaaaaatacaaaattagctgggcgtggttggcatgcgcctataatcgcagctactcgggaagctgaggcgggagaattgcttgcacctgggaggcagaggttgtggtgagctgagattgtgccattgcactccagcctgggcaacaagagtgaaattccatctcaaacaaataaataaaagtggcagaggtgggtagatcacctgaggtcaggagttggagaccagcctgaccgatatggtgaaaccccatgtctactaaaattacagaaattagctgagcgtggtggcatgagcccgtagtcccagatactccggaggctgaggcaggaaaatcacttgaacccaggaggcggaggttgcagtgagccgagagcaggccactgcactccagcctgggtgacagagcgagactctgtctcaaaaaaaaaaaaaaaaaaaaaaaaaaggtttgttaTTTGGGGTAGTTTCCACTGTTCGCAGTTACAGTGTTTCTCATAAACATCTCTTAAGTTTGGCACCCTTATTTTCTTGAAAAGTTTCTAGAAGTAGATTTGCATTCAAAATGTcagcatatttttaaagcatgtgatggttaatacaaAATTCTCCCTACCACCAAATTGTGTTACTTTTCTTGCAGCATGAGAGttctgttttggccaggcacgatggctcattcctgtaatctcagcactttgggaggccgaggtgtgtagatcacctgaggtcgggagttcgagatcagcctgaccaacatgatgaaaccgcgtctctactgaaaatacaaaaaattagccgggcatagtggcaggcacctttaattccaggtactctggaggctgaagcaagagaatcgcttgaaccctggaggtggagattgcagtgagctgagatcacaccactgcactccagcctgggcaacaagagtgaaattctgtctttaaaaaaaaaaaagttgccgggcgcggtggctcaagcctgtaatcccagcactttgggaggccgaggcgggtggatcacaaggtcaagagatcgagaccatcctggtcaacatggtgaaaccccgtctctactaaaaaatacaaaaaaaattagctgggcatggtggtgcgtacctataatcccagctactcaggaggctgaggcaggagaattgcctgaacccaggaggcggaggttgcagtgagccgagatcgcgccattgcactccagcctgggtaacaagagcgaaactccgtctcaaaaaaaaaaaaaaaaaaaaaaaaagttggccgggcgtggtggctcaagcctgtaatcccagcactttgggaggccgaggcgggcggatcacgaggtcaaaagatcgagaccagcctggccaacatggtgaaaccccgtctctactaaaaatacaaaaattagctgggcatggtggcatgtgcctgtagtcccagctactcaggaggctgaggcaggagaattgcttgaacccgggaggcagaggttgcagtgagccgagattgtgccactgcactccaacctagcgcctggggacagagtgagactctgtctcaaaaaaaaaaaaaaaagtcattttttttaatactgtaaaCATTCCTAAACAGTaggcatattttttaaagcttgctAAACTGAAAGATGATATCATCATAATTTATATATCATTGACCATTtacaaatgtatttgaaatttttaaatgagttttctcAAATTCATGTCTGTCATCCATTTATTACTATATACATGTCTTATTAATAGCTAAACCTGAGACAACATAGAAAACTTGAAATCTCTATATAGAAGGATGTGTT
This window of the Saimiri boliviensis isolate mSaiBol1 chromosome 16, mSaiBol1.pri, whole genome shotgun sequence genome carries:
- the LOC101027545 gene encoding zinc finger MYM-type protein 5 isoform X8, with the protein product MERAVEGAPTEPPPTAEDQETAAGGGQAWAGPAPRDAPGRAPALPTRRSRAPGAPAAPSILADGGGEGVWGSPPSRPSPAAPRTQTPAAGAAPSAEWQRPVGASRGQVSRPHGVWGRRGPECPQPLRQNGGRRLLLLQPWREDQESPSSQRREALAEIKKEIPPLFVGVDKGSVGGLELTEQTPALLGDMTMATTLMDIGDSFGHPAHPSVSRSRNSPVEDDDDDDDDVVFIESRQPSSVSAPAIADQRNFRFMSSKNEKPQGNYSVISLSSRDLASQKGNRSETVVIDDEEAIETHGGVEKTSSCFIEWGLPGTKNKTKDLDLSTSSLSRNKTKTGVGPFNPGRMNVAGDMFQNEEFATHHSPDSP
- the LOC101027545 gene encoding zinc finger MYM-type protein 5 isoform X7; this encodes MERAVEGAPTEPPPTAEDQETAAGGGQAWAGPAPRDAPGRAPALPTRRSRAPGAPAAPSILADGGGEGVWGSPPSRPSPAAPRTQTPAAGAAPSAEWQRPVGASRGQVSRPHGVWGRRGPECPQPLRQNGGRRLLLLQPWREDQESPSSQRREALAEIKKEIPPLFVGVDKGSVGGLELTEQTPALLGDMTMATTLMDIGDSFGHPAHPSVSRSRNSPVEDDDDDDDDVVFIESRQPSSVSAPAIADQRNFRFMSSKNEKPQGNYSVISLSSRDLASQKGNRSETVVIDDEEAIETHGGVEKTSSCFIEWGLPGTKNKTKDLDLSTSSLSRNKTKTGVGPFNPGRMNVAGDMFQNEEFATHHSPEMHLQRRLMFFQ
- the LOC101027545 gene encoding zinc finger MYM-type protein 5 isoform X9, whose amino-acid sequence is MERAVEGAPTEPPPTAEDQETAAGGGQAWAGPAPRDAPGRAPALPTRRSRAPGAPAAPSILADGGGEGVWGSPPSRPSPAAPRTQTPAAGAAPSAEWQRPVGASRGQVSRPHGVWGRRGPECPQPLRQNGGRRLLLLQPWREDQESPSSQRREALAEIKKEIPPLFVGVDKGSVGGLELTEQTPALLGDMTMATTLMDIGDSFGHPAHPSVSRSRNSPVEDDDDDDDDVVFIESRQPSSVSAPAIADQRNFRFMSSKNEKPQGNYSVISLSSRDLASQKGNRSETVVIDDEEAIETHGGVEKTSSCFIEWGLPGTKNKTKDLDLSTSSLSRNKTKTGVGPFNPGRMNVAGDMFQNEEFATHHSPES
- the LOC101027545 gene encoding zinc finger MYM-type protein 5 isoform X10; protein product: MERAVEGAPTEPPPTAEDQETAAGGGQAWAGPAPRDAPGRAPALPTRRSRAPGAPAAPSILADGGGEGVWGSPPSRPSPAAPRTQTPAAGAAPSAEWQRPVGASRGQVSRPHGVWGRRGPECPQPLRQNGGRRLLLLQPWREDQESPSSQRREALAEIKKEIPPLFVGVDKGSVGGLELTEQTPALLGDMTMATTLMDIGDSFGHPAHPSVSRSRNSPVEDDDDDDDDVVFIESRQPSSVSAPAIADQRNFRFMSSKNEKPQGNYSVISLSSRDLASQKGNRSETVVIDDEEAIETHGGVEKTSSCFIEWGLPGTKNKTKDLDLSTSSLSRNKTKTGVGPFNPGRMNVAGDMFQNEEFATHHSPA